In Aquimarina sp. TRL1, a single window of DNA contains:
- a CDS encoding acyl-CoA-binding protein has translation MTEEEKIDIEFKEAFRRASNTKIQLPPDIMLHFYAYYKQASLSQGMGMHSPSGNSELRNAFKLNALFQVKHLSVKEAKLKYIELVNKYIID, from the coding sequence ATGACGGAAGAAGAGAAAATAGATATTGAATTCAAAGAAGCATTCAGAAGGGCATCAAACACAAAAATACAATTACCGCCTGATATCATGCTTCACTTTTATGCATATTACAAACAAGCAAGCTTATCACAGGGCATGGGCATGCACTCCCCTTCTGGTAACAGCGAACTGAGAAATGCCTTTAAATTAAATGCGTTATTTCAGGTAAAACACCTCAGCGTAAAAGAAGCAAAATTAAAATATATAGAATTAGTCAATAAATACATCATTGACTGA
- a CDS encoding phosphatidylserine decarboxylase family protein, producing the protein MFHKEGYKIISISIVLFLGINLASYVALQIREWQVAILIVTLIFLFLILQFFRNPKRTTKVNDLSVVSPVDGKVVVIEEVFEKEYFQEKRLQVSVFMSPINVHVTRHPINGDVLFSKYHPGKYLVAWHPKASEENERTTVVVKNDHIDVLYRQIAGALAKRIVNYAVEGEKVTQGSDSGFIKFGSRVDLYLPIGTKLNVSLNEKVRGGESIIASL; encoded by the coding sequence ATGTTTCATAAAGAAGGCTATAAAATCATATCCATATCAATTGTCTTATTCTTAGGAATTAATCTTGCATCATATGTAGCATTACAAATAAGAGAATGGCAAGTAGCGATCCTGATTGTTACATTGATATTTTTATTTCTAATTCTTCAATTTTTTAGAAATCCAAAAAGAACAACAAAAGTAAATGACCTTTCTGTCGTATCTCCTGTTGATGGAAAAGTAGTTGTTATCGAAGAAGTTTTTGAAAAAGAGTATTTTCAGGAAAAAAGACTTCAAGTCTCTGTTTTTATGTCGCCAATCAATGTTCATGTTACCCGACACCCTATTAACGGAGACGTTTTATTCAGCAAGTATCATCCAGGAAAATACTTAGTTGCATGGCACCCTAAAGCTTCTGAAGAAAATGAGCGAACTACAGTGGTTGTAAAAAACGATCATATTGATGTTTTATATCGTCAGATTGCCGGAGCACTAGCCAAACGTATTGTCAACTATGCTGTAGAAGGAGAAAAAGTCACACAAGGTAGCGACAGTGGTTTCATTAAATTTGGCTCCAGAGTAGATTTATATCTGCCCATAGGCACCAAACTCAATGTATCACTCAATGAAAAAGTAAGAGGGGGCGAGAGTATTATCGCTAGTTTATAA
- the lipA gene encoding lipoyl synthase: MNTAVTSVKPPKGKPKWLRVKLPTGKKYTELRGLVDKYKLHTICTSGSCPNMGECWSEGTATFMILGNICTRSCGFCGVKTGRPETVDWEEPEKVARSIKLMNIKHAVITSVDRDDLADGGSIIWAETIQAIRRMNPNTTLETLIPDFQGKHKNINRIIAVKPEVVSHNMETVKRLTREVRIQAKYEQSLAVLKYLKDSGINRTKSGIMLGLGEKEEEVIQTLEDLRAVNLDIVTIGQYLQPSKKHLPVKQFITPDQFKKYEEIGLKMGFRHVESSALVRSSYRAQKHLT, from the coding sequence ATGAATACAGCTGTTACTTCAGTGAAACCACCTAAAGGAAAACCTAAATGGCTACGTGTTAAACTTCCTACAGGAAAGAAATACACAGAGCTCCGTGGTTTGGTGGACAAATACAAGCTTCACACCATCTGTACTTCCGGTAGTTGCCCGAATATGGGAGAGTGCTGGAGTGAAGGGACAGCCACATTCATGATCCTGGGAAATATATGTACTCGTTCCTGTGGTTTTTGCGGAGTAAAAACCGGAAGACCTGAAACTGTTGATTGGGAAGAACCGGAAAAAGTAGCCCGATCTATAAAGCTGATGAATATCAAACATGCAGTGATTACCTCTGTAGACAGAGATGATCTTGCTGATGGAGGATCCATTATCTGGGCAGAAACAATTCAGGCAATCCGAAGAATGAATCCCAATACAACATTAGAGACATTAATCCCGGATTTTCAAGGAAAACACAAAAACATAAATCGAATTATTGCTGTAAAACCCGAAGTTGTTTCTCATAATATGGAAACCGTAAAACGACTTACCAGAGAGGTTCGAATACAAGCAAAATACGAACAAAGTTTAGCAGTTTTAAAATACTTAAAAGATAGCGGAATCAACAGAACCAAGAGTGGAATCATGCTTGGATTAGGAGAGAAAGAAGAAGAAGTTATCCAAACATTAGAAGACTTAAGGGCTGTGAACCTGGATATTGTTACTATTGGTCAGTATTTACAACCTAGTAAAAAACACCTTCCTGTTAAGCAATTCATTACACCAGATCAGTTTAAGAAATACGAAGAAATTGGATTAAAAATGGGGTTCAGACATGTAGAAAGCAGCGCCTTGGTTCGCTCATCTTACAGAGCACAAAAGCACCTGACATAA
- a CDS encoding phosphatidate cytidylyltransferase — translation MKEIITRSLSGFLYILILLLSIFISRYTFIGVFFIFGILSLYEFQKLIRYNKIWLYFLFAFLMLLFNSITLPDYVVLTILLLTIATEILLIRDLISIRIIPMFEKKKYLTSIFYLITSIIFLTQIPIYNNKYEPMIMAGSFFLIWTNDTFAYLVGKNFGKHKLLERISPKKTIEGFIGGLVFSLLAGYLIATFTETLSTGIWLIISVIMSIFGSLGDLIQSKFKRQAGVKDSGAIMPGHGGMFDRLDSIIFASPFLYLFLQILNYVS, via the coding sequence ATGAAGGAAATAATAACAAGGTCTTTATCTGGGTTTTTGTATATCCTTATATTGCTCCTATCCATTTTTATCTCTAGATACACCTTTATAGGCGTATTTTTTATTTTTGGAATTTTAAGCTTATACGAATTCCAGAAACTGATTCGCTATAATAAAATATGGCTCTATTTCCTATTTGCTTTTTTAATGTTGCTATTCAACAGCATTACCCTTCCTGATTATGTAGTACTCACTATACTATTACTGACAATAGCTACTGAAATTTTATTGATCAGGGACTTAATAAGCATACGGATTATTCCGATGTTCGAAAAAAAGAAATACCTAACAAGTATATTTTATCTAATAACCTCAATTATATTTTTAACCCAAATACCAATCTATAACAACAAGTATGAACCCATGATTATGGCGGGCTCTTTCTTTTTGATCTGGACCAATGATACATTCGCATATTTAGTCGGTAAAAACTTTGGAAAACACAAATTACTGGAACGCATTTCCCCTAAAAAAACAATAGAAGGTTTTATTGGTGGGCTTGTCTTCTCTCTACTGGCAGGATATTTAATTGCTACCTTTACAGAAACATTATCAACCGGAATTTGGTTGATTATAAGTGTAATTATGAGTATTTTTGGTTCTCTTGGAGATCTGATTCAGTCTAAGTTCAAAAGACAGGCTGGAGTAAAAGACAGCGGAGCAATTATGCCGGGACATGGAGGGATGTTTGATCGTCTGGACAGCATTATATTCGCCAGTCCTTTTTTATACTTGTTTTTACAAATTCTAAATTATGTTTCATAA
- a CDS encoding aspartyl protease family protein, whose product MNTMPKENYQFLTYKLLTLFFFFTSLLFSQRGFLLDSELTKDKIKFELANNLIVIPVELNGEKLSFVLDTGVGTTIIFSLENKKYLELKNISKIKLRGLGGGDALEGIKSVNNQLKIGNSLSRNHTVYMVFDDSIDLSSRMGFPVHGIIGYDFFKNFVIEVNYASKILKVYNPESYTYKKCKKCYDTVLDFNNGKRPYVKARYESSTGLVDLNLLMDSGSGSALWLFENAKKNIRIPQNSFVDFLGKGFNGDIYGKKTKVEGLRIGDFKIKNVTTSFPDSLYIRGVSKLRRQGSLGGGVLKRFNVVVNYPDKKIRFKKNKYFKRPFYYNMSGLTIQHTGVRVQKQLRNSKSAVSFSFETRGGKEEGDMVSFTEYKSNFHYSLAKQYEVVDVRKGSSAAAVGLKKGDVLLAINGKNADEYKLSDLNDLFYSKEGKKIRLRIERLGVELTYTFRLKKVI is encoded by the coding sequence ATGAATACGATGCCCAAAGAAAATTATCAATTTTTGACCTATAAATTACTGACTCTTTTTTTCTTTTTTACATCTCTCCTTTTTTCACAAAGAGGTTTTTTGCTTGATTCGGAGTTAACAAAAGACAAGATAAAATTTGAACTTGCTAATAATTTGATTGTGATTCCTGTAGAGCTAAATGGAGAGAAATTATCTTTTGTATTGGATACAGGAGTAGGAACGACTATTATTTTTAGTCTGGAAAACAAAAAATATTTAGAACTGAAAAATATTTCTAAAATTAAACTTAGAGGATTGGGAGGGGGAGATGCTCTGGAAGGGATCAAATCGGTGAATAATCAATTAAAAATAGGGAATTCTCTAAGTCGAAATCATACGGTTTATATGGTGTTTGATGATAGTATTGATTTGTCTTCTAGAATGGGGTTTCCTGTGCATGGTATTATAGGGTATGACTTTTTTAAAAATTTTGTGATAGAGGTTAATTATGCCTCAAAAATATTGAAAGTATACAATCCGGAGTCCTATACATATAAAAAGTGTAAAAAATGCTATGATACTGTTTTGGACTTTAATAATGGTAAACGACCATATGTCAAAGCACGATATGAATCATCGACGGGACTGGTGGATCTTAATTTATTGATGGATTCCGGTTCGGGCTCTGCGCTTTGGTTGTTTGAGAATGCAAAAAAAAACATCAGAATTCCTCAAAATTCTTTTGTTGATTTCCTGGGAAAAGGGTTTAACGGAGATATCTATGGAAAGAAAACAAAGGTAGAAGGATTGCGTATCGGGGATTTTAAAATTAAAAATGTAACGACATCTTTTCCTGATTCCTTATATATTCGGGGAGTTTCTAAACTTAGAAGACAGGGGTCTCTGGGGGGAGGTGTGTTGAAAAGATTTAATGTTGTTGTTAATTACCCGGATAAGAAAATCAGGTTCAAAAAGAATAAGTATTTCAAAAGACCATTTTACTATAATATGAGTGGCCTGACGATACAGCATACAGGTGTTCGGGTACAAAAACAGCTGAGAAATTCTAAATCGGCGGTTTCTTTTAGCTTTGAAACAAGAGGTGGAAAAGAAGAAGGAGATATGGTGAGTTTTACAGAATACAAATCTAATTTTCATTATAGCCTGGCAAAACAATATGAAGTGGTTGATGTGCGGAAAGGTTCTTCGGCAGCAGCAGTTGGTTTGAAGAAGGGGGATGTCTTACTGGCGATTAACGGTAAAAATGCAGATGAGTATAAGTTATCGGACCTTAATGATCTGTTTTATTCCAAAGAAGGGAAGAAAATTCGGTTAAGAATAGAACGATTAGGAGTGGAGCTGACATATACATTTCGTCTTAAAAAAGTAATATAG
- a CDS encoding LUD domain-containing protein produces MSLFRRLFSSKSKSDQKKKDQQIDDRSKYMPEIDLPVDESFMLNFRKNGGKFLYCDNENEILDSFDNILLENDWYEKKVFCIEKGLEQKFSGYNLEFTKNTSSSFFLATCEYLIADTGAILFSSNQLGEKKITELPDNFVILAGTSQLVQNIGEGLKGIKEKNKNAIPTNITTIKNFETQKEKDFLSYGSTSKNLYLLLLEDL; encoded by the coding sequence ATGAGTCTATTTAGAAGATTATTTTCCTCAAAATCTAAATCAGACCAGAAGAAGAAAGATCAGCAAATTGATGATCGCAGTAAATATATGCCCGAAATCGACCTACCTGTAGATGAGAGCTTTATGCTTAATTTCAGGAAGAATGGAGGTAAGTTTCTTTATTGCGATAATGAAAATGAGATTCTGGATTCTTTTGACAATATCCTATTAGAGAATGATTGGTATGAAAAAAAAGTATTTTGTATAGAAAAAGGATTGGAACAAAAATTTTCAGGGTATAATTTAGAATTTACAAAAAACACCTCATCCTCTTTTTTCCTAGCTACTTGCGAATACTTGATTGCCGACACTGGTGCTATCCTGTTTTCTTCCAATCAGCTCGGAGAAAAGAAAATAACCGAACTTCCTGACAATTTTGTTATCCTTGCCGGAACAAGCCAGCTTGTACAAAATATAGGCGAAGGATTAAAAGGAATAAAAGAAAAAAACAAGAATGCCATACCAACCAATATCACTACCATCAAAAACTTTGAAACCCAAAAAGAAAAAGACTTCTTAAGCTACGGAAGTACATCAAAAAATCTATATTTGCTCCTGCTGGAAGACTTATAA
- a CDS encoding membrane or secreted protein has protein sequence MKLLFLTIGILLIAFAGIAIKIWAKKDGKFAGTCASQSPFLNKEGESCSLCGKTPDQYASCDDAGHSK, from the coding sequence ATGAAATTACTTTTTCTTACCATTGGGATCTTACTAATTGCCTTTGCTGGAATTGCTATAAAAATCTGGGCTAAAAAAGATGGGAAATTTGCAGGAACATGCGCTAGTCAAAGCCCGTTTTTAAACAAAGAAGGAGAATCCTGTTCTTTATGTGGTAAAACTCCGGATCAATACGCCTCTTGTGATGATGCTGGTCACAGCAAATAA
- the murB gene encoding UDP-N-acetylmuramate dehydrogenase yields MNIEYKKSLKKYNTFGIDVTASEFISIQSEGELIEVLKLQKPFFVLSGGSNMLLTKNIEALVIHMNNKGISVENTSDTSVQIKAMAGENWHDFVQYCVTNDYGGLENLSLIPGCVGSAPIQNIGAYGVELKDSFIRCSAIHIKTREKRIFTKEECMFGYRNSIFKNDIKGQYIITSVTFELTHKTHTINTSYGAIEKELSKNEIEQPTIRDIANAVIAIRKSKLPDPKEIGNSGSFFKNPVIPTKLFTEIKAQYPEIPSYPVDDQTTKVPAGWLIEQCGFKGKRWGDAGIHKNQALVLVNYGNATGKEIVEISRSIQKEVADKFNIVLETEVNII; encoded by the coding sequence ATGAATATAGAATACAAGAAGTCCCTCAAAAAGTATAATACTTTTGGCATCGACGTTACAGCTTCTGAATTCATCTCAATACAATCAGAAGGAGAACTCATCGAAGTACTTAAGCTACAAAAACCATTTTTTGTCTTAAGTGGAGGCAGTAATATGTTACTTACAAAAAATATTGAAGCCCTGGTTATTCACATGAACAATAAGGGTATTTCTGTAGAAAACACTTCTGACACTAGTGTACAAATTAAAGCCATGGCAGGAGAGAACTGGCATGATTTTGTACAGTATTGCGTAACCAACGATTATGGAGGATTGGAAAACCTTTCCTTAATCCCCGGTTGTGTAGGGAGTGCTCCTATTCAGAATATAGGTGCTTATGGAGTAGAACTCAAAGATTCATTTATACGCTGTTCCGCTATTCATATCAAAACAAGAGAAAAACGTATATTCACTAAAGAAGAATGTATGTTCGGATACCGAAATTCCATTTTCAAAAACGATATAAAAGGACAGTATATTATCACTAGTGTTACCTTTGAACTAACCCACAAAACCCATACGATAAATACTAGTTACGGCGCCATCGAAAAAGAACTGTCAAAAAATGAGATCGAGCAGCCCACAATTAGAGATATCGCCAATGCCGTTATCGCTATTCGCAAAAGCAAGCTTCCGGACCCAAAAGAAATTGGGAACAGCGGCAGTTTCTTTAAAAACCCTGTTATCCCAACCAAACTTTTTACAGAGATCAAAGCACAATATCCTGAAATCCCATCCTACCCTGTTGATGATCAAACCACCAAAGTTCCTGCTGGATGGCTTATAGAACAATGTGGTTTTAAAGGCAAGCGATGGGGAGATGCCGGAATTCATAAAAATCAGGCACTGGTATTGGTCAACTACGGAAACGCTACTGGAAAAGAAATAGTAGAAATTTCCCGCTCCATTCAAAAAGAAGTAGCTGACAAGTTTAATATCGTCCTGGAAACAGAAGTCAATATTATATAA
- a CDS encoding DUF1573 domain-containing protein encodes MKNIMMILFVALLGTTINAQEAKAQIKFKTDVIDYGEIEAGSDGIREFEFTNTGSAPLIISRVYSSCGCTIPEKPKDPIAPGDNGVIKVKYDTKRVGPIRKTITVYSNAEESTKAIKIKGTVLAKK; translated from the coding sequence ATGAAAAATATAATGATGATTTTATTTGTTGCTTTATTAGGTACAACAATAAATGCACAAGAAGCCAAAGCGCAAATAAAATTCAAAACAGATGTTATCGATTATGGTGAAATAGAAGCTGGAAGCGATGGTATTCGCGAATTTGAATTCACAAATACAGGAAGCGCTCCTCTTATTATCTCCAGAGTATACTCTAGTTGTGGTTGTACTATTCCTGAAAAACCAAAGGACCCTATCGCTCCTGGAGACAATGGTGTCATCAAAGTAAAATACGACACAAAAAGAGTAGGTCCTATCAGAAAGACTATTACGGTTTATTCTAATGCAGAAGAATCCACAAAAGCTATAAAAATAAAAGGAACTGTACTCGCTAAGAAATAA
- a CDS encoding pyridoxal phosphate-dependent aminotransferase, translating into MPIVSSKGKAMPESPIRKLVPFAEKAEKEGKHIFRLNIGQPDIKTPIEALNAVRNHTVEVLSYSHSAGFRSFREKLAAYYSKHQIAITADNVLITTGGSEALIFTMGSITDPGDEIIVPEPFYANYYSFSTQSSVTVVPVISSLENGFNLPDIEEFEKLITPKTKAILICNPGNPTGYLYSKEEIKKLADLAIKYDLFLISDEVYREFVYDDSKHYSILQDNRLAQHAIVVDSVSKRYSMCGARIGCLISKNKDVIDTAMKFAQARLSPPTFAQIASEAALDAPASYYTETIAKYKARRDTLVEGLQNIPGVKVSIPDGAFYCIAELPVEDAEHFSKWLLDKFHVDNQTVMLAPAAGFYSSRDKGKNQVRIAYVLNRRDLSQATKILQLALEKYQNDEYRIQEVPQKV; encoded by the coding sequence ATGCCAATAGTATCGAGTAAAGGAAAAGCAATGCCGGAGTCGCCAATTCGAAAATTGGTTCCTTTTGCCGAAAAGGCAGAAAAAGAAGGCAAGCATATTTTTAGGTTGAACATCGGACAACCAGACATTAAAACCCCCATAGAAGCATTAAACGCTGTACGAAATCATACAGTAGAGGTTCTTAGCTATAGTCATTCGGCCGGGTTTAGAAGTTTCAGAGAAAAACTGGCTGCTTATTACTCCAAACACCAGATCGCGATCACTGCTGATAATGTACTGATCACAACAGGAGGAAGTGAAGCCCTTATATTTACTATGGGAAGTATTACTGATCCCGGAGATGAAATCATTGTCCCCGAACCTTTTTATGCTAATTACTACAGCTTTTCTACGCAGTCCTCTGTAACAGTAGTTCCTGTTATTTCCTCTTTAGAGAATGGGTTTAACCTTCCTGATATAGAAGAATTCGAAAAGTTAATTACTCCAAAAACAAAAGCAATCTTAATCTGTAATCCCGGAAATCCAACAGGATACCTATACAGTAAAGAAGAAATCAAAAAATTAGCAGACTTAGCCATAAAGTACGATCTGTTTTTGATCTCCGATGAAGTATACAGGGAATTTGTATATGACGATTCTAAACACTACTCTATATTACAAGACAATCGACTAGCGCAACATGCAATTGTAGTCGATTCCGTTTCCAAAAGATACAGTATGTGCGGAGCTAGAATCGGCTGCCTAATCAGTAAAAACAAAGATGTAATTGACACGGCTATGAAGTTTGCTCAGGCACGATTAAGCCCTCCGACATTTGCGCAAATAGCAAGTGAGGCCGCACTGGATGCCCCAGCGTCTTATTACACGGAAACCATTGCAAAATACAAAGCGAGAAGAGATACTCTTGTAGAAGGATTGCAAAACATTCCCGGGGTTAAGGTAAGTATTCCTGACGGTGCCTTCTATTGCATTGCAGAATTACCTGTAGAAGATGCTGAACATTTCTCTAAATGGCTATTAGATAAATTCCATGTTGACAACCAAACTGTTATGCTCGCTCCAGCTGCCGGGTTTTATTCCAGTAGAGACAAGGGGAAAAACCAGGTACGAATAGCCTATGTACTCAACAGAAGAGACTTATCACAAGCTACCAAAATATTACAGTTAGCTTTAGAAAAATATCAAAATGATGAATATAGAATACAAGAAGTCCCTCAAAAAGTATAA
- a CDS encoding valine--tRNA ligase gives MASSGKYDSKSVEDKWYNYWMENNYFHSEVDDREAYTIVIPPPNVTGVLHMGHMLNNTIQDVLIRRARLKGYNACWVPGTDHASIATEAKVVAKLKEEGINKSDLTREEFLKHAWEWTHKHGGIILEQLKKLGASCDWERTAFTMDDNLSASVIKVFVDLYNKGLIYRGYRMVNWDPQAKTTLSDEEVIYEEKQGNLYYLKYKLEGSEETLTIATTRPETIMGDTAICINPNDERFAHLKGKKAIIPVVGRAIPVIEDEYVDMEFGTGCLKVTPAHDQNDKVLGDKHQLEVIDIFNDDATLNANGLHYEGKDRFVVRKEIVKELEAIGALEKVETHLNKVGTSERTKAVIEPKLSDQWFLKMKDLAAPALTAVLDKEVNLVPEKFVNTYRYWMENVRDWNISRQLWWGHQIPAYYFGTGKEDFVVAETREEALKLAKEKSGNNDLSDADLTQDPDALDTWFSSWLWPMSVFNGILEPDNEEIKYYYPTNDLVTAPEILFFWVARMIIAGYEYRKEKPFTNVYLTGIVRDKKRRKMSKSLGNSPDPLDLIDRYGADGIRVGMLLSSPAGNDLMFDEELCKQGSGFVNKIWNAFRLIKGWEVDETIPQPEASGIALEWYRSRFQQALRELEDSYAKYRISDALMTTYKLVWDDFCSWLLEMIKPAYGSPIDGKTYKEVIAVLEENLKILHPFVPFISEELWHQISDRTKEEALIIAEWPKERAVNKELIAQFEIAAAVVSEIRTIRKEKNISFKEQIEMSVLNHEKFSTAFDAVIAKLGNISAISYVDDKVEKALSFRVKSNEYFVPMSGAINVDEEIKKLSEELAYTEGFLKSVQKKLQNERFVNNAPEKVIEVERKKQADAEAKIETLKSSLASLKS, from the coding sequence ATGGCTTCATCAGGCAAATATGACTCAAAATCAGTAGAAGATAAATGGTATAACTATTGGATGGAAAATAATTATTTTCATTCAGAAGTTGATGATAGAGAGGCGTATACGATAGTCATTCCTCCTCCGAATGTCACGGGAGTGCTACATATGGGGCATATGCTTAATAATACAATTCAGGATGTTCTTATCAGGCGTGCACGTCTGAAAGGATATAATGCGTGCTGGGTTCCGGGGACTGATCATGCTTCTATTGCTACAGAAGCAAAAGTGGTAGCTAAGCTGAAAGAAGAAGGAATTAATAAAAGCGACCTGACCAGAGAAGAATTCTTGAAACATGCCTGGGAGTGGACGCATAAACATGGAGGAATTATATTAGAACAGCTAAAAAAACTGGGAGCTTCATGTGATTGGGAGCGAACGGCTTTTACTATGGATGATAATTTATCCGCTTCTGTTATAAAAGTTTTTGTAGACTTATATAATAAAGGATTGATTTATAGAGGATATCGAATGGTGAATTGGGATCCACAGGCCAAGACCACCTTGTCGGATGAAGAAGTGATTTATGAAGAAAAACAAGGGAATTTATATTATTTGAAATACAAGCTGGAAGGGAGTGAAGAAACGTTGACAATTGCGACTACTCGTCCAGAGACTATTATGGGAGATACAGCTATATGTATCAATCCTAACGATGAGCGATTTGCACACCTAAAAGGAAAGAAGGCGATTATTCCAGTTGTAGGAAGAGCAATTCCTGTTATAGAAGATGAATATGTAGATATGGAGTTTGGTACAGGGTGTCTGAAAGTGACTCCTGCTCATGATCAGAATGATAAGGTACTGGGAGATAAGCATCAGTTAGAAGTGATCGATATTTTTAATGATGATGCGACACTCAATGCGAATGGACTGCATTATGAAGGAAAAGATCGTTTTGTAGTTCGCAAAGAGATTGTAAAGGAGCTGGAAGCAATCGGAGCACTGGAAAAAGTAGAAACACACCTTAATAAAGTAGGGACAAGTGAGCGTACCAAGGCAGTAATCGAACCTAAGTTAAGTGATCAGTGGTTCTTAAAAATGAAAGATCTGGCAGCACCAGCACTTACTGCAGTATTGGATAAAGAGGTAAACCTGGTTCCTGAGAAGTTCGTCAATACATATCGTTACTGGATGGAGAATGTGCGGGATTGGAATATTTCGAGACAATTGTGGTGGGGACATCAGATTCCTGCATATTACTTCGGAACAGGGAAAGAGGATTTTGTAGTAGCAGAAACCAGAGAGGAAGCGTTAAAGTTGGCAAAAGAAAAATCAGGAAATAATGATTTGTCAGATGCAGACTTAACTCAGGATCCTGATGCATTAGATACTTGGTTCTCTTCATGGTTATGGCCAATGAGTGTATTTAATGGAATACTGGAACCGGATAATGAAGAAATTAAGTATTACTATCCGACGAATGATTTGGTTACAGCTCCAGAGATTTTGTTTTTCTGGGTAGCAAGAATGATTATAGCGGGGTATGAATATCGAAAAGAAAAACCATTTACCAATGTTTACCTGACTGGGATTGTTAGGGATAAGAAGAGACGTAAAATGTCTAAATCCTTAGGGAATTCTCCGGATCCGTTAGATTTGATTGATCGTTATGGAGCAGATGGTATTCGTGTAGGGATGTTATTGAGTTCTCCGGCAGGAAATGACCTGATGTTTGATGAAGAGCTGTGTAAGCAGGGAAGTGGTTTTGTAAATAAAATATGGAATGCTTTTAGGTTGATAAAAGGATGGGAGGTAGATGAAACGATTCCTCAGCCAGAAGCTTCAGGAATAGCACTTGAGTGGTATCGTTCCAGATTCCAGCAAGCCTTAAGGGAATTAGAGGATAGTTATGCTAAGTATCGTATCAGTGATGCGCTGATGACTACGTATAAGTTAGTATGGGATGATTTCTGTAGTTGGTTACTGGAAATGATTAAACCGGCATATGGTAGTCCAATCGACGGGAAAACATATAAGGAAGTTATTGCAGTGTTAGAGGAAAACCTAAAAATACTTCACCCATTCGTGCCATTTATTTCAGAAGAATTATGGCATCAAATCTCGGATAGAACCAAAGAAGAGGCGTTAATTATAGCAGAATGGCCTAAAGAAAGGGCTGTTAATAAGGAATTGATTGCGCAATTTGAAATCGCAGCAGCTGTAGTGTCAGAAATTCGGACAATAAGAAAGGAAAAGAATATTTCTTTTAAAGAGCAGATTGAGATGTCAGTATTGAATCATGAGAAGTTTAGTACGGCATTTGATGCGGTTATTGCTAAACTGGGGAATATTTCTGCGATATCTTATGTAGATGATAAGGTAGAGAAAGCACTTTCTTTCCGAGTAAAATCTAATGAGTATTTTGTACCCATGTCAGGAGCGATTAATGTAGATGAAGAAATAAAGAAGTTGAGCGAAGAATTGGCGTATACTGAAGGGTTTTTGAAATCTGTACAAAAGAAGTTACAGAATGAACGATTCGTTAATAATGCACCTGAAAAAGTAATTGAAGTTGAGCGTAAGAAACAGGCGGATGCAGAAGCTAAAATAGAAACACTGAAATCGAGTTTAGCTAGCCTAAAGAGCTAA
- a CDS encoding RNA polymerase sigma factor: protein MKKESLTLLDHIQKAKEGKQTSFNYLLDTFWNDVYNFQLQRVRNEYEAEDISIQSFSRAFDKIHTFKEEYSFKTWLIQISKNIHIDLLRKKNASIQTKTTNEVGEAVYKIADDTPTPEDKLITEQNLAQLLLYIKQLKPHYQQVINLRYFQELSYKEISSTLNEPINNVKVKLLRARKLLAEIIKSPKK, encoded by the coding sequence TTGAAAAAAGAATCCTTAACACTGTTAGATCACATACAAAAAGCCAAAGAAGGAAAACAAACATCTTTTAATTATTTGTTGGATACTTTTTGGAACGATGTATACAATTTCCAGTTACAACGAGTAAGGAATGAATACGAAGCAGAAGATATCTCTATCCAGAGTTTCTCCAGAGCTTTTGATAAAATTCACACTTTTAAAGAGGAGTATAGTTTTAAAACCTGGTTAATTCAGATTAGCAAGAACATTCATATTGATTTGCTTCGCAAAAAAAATGCCTCCATTCAGACCAAAACAACGAATGAAGTAGGAGAAGCAGTCTATAAAATTGCGGATGACACCCCTACCCCTGAAGATAAATTAATCACAGAACAAAACCTGGCACAACTACTACTATACATCAAACAACTAAAACCTCATTACCAACAAGTTATTAATTTGCGCTATTTTCAGGAGCTGAGCTACAAAGAGATTTCAAGCACATTAAATGAACCGATTAACAATGTTAAGGTAAAACTTCTCAGAGCAAGAAAGTTATTGGCAGAAATCATTAAATCTCCAAAAAAATAA